TTGAGGCGGGGTCTGTCAGATCGCAGGCAAAGGCGTGGACCCTCTGATGCCCTCGGTCGTGAATCTCGTCACGGACACGTTCGGCGGCAGCGAGACTGCGGGCGGAGAGGAAGACCTCGGCGCCGAGGTCCGCGAGCCGGATCGCCAGACTTCGCCCGAAGTCGCGGCCAGCAGCGGTAATGACGACACGGTAGTTGTCGAGTTTCATGGCTTTGCTCCTTATTTGTGGGTCGGTTGATGCGTTGTGTTGCGGCGACTGACGTCAGCTGCGTAGGCGGCCCAGTCTCCGCCGGATGCCTTCTGCCATTGGACGGCGACTTGGATGTGGACGCCGAGCATCCTGGCGAGGATGGCGGCGGGCAGTTCGGCGGCGAGGGTGAACAGGGCTGTGGAGCGGTCCTGTTGGGGTCGAATGCCGATCTTGTGCAGCCGCAGACCGACCTGACTGTCGCTGAGTGGGCGCCCTGGTTGTCCTCCGGGGAAGAGCCAAGGGGCGTCGTCCGGAGTGCCGATCTTGGCCTTGCCGCGTCGGGTCGCTACGAGCTCGCGGACCAAGGCACCAAGCGGCATCGTGAGGGTGACGGGCGAGGTGCCGAAGGTAATCGCGACCGTCTCGCCGGTGGTGTCGACGTCCTCGACAGTGAGTTGGCTGATGGTGGAGATCTTCTGCGCGTAGAGGATCAGCAGCAGTCCAGCGACTCGGTCCGTGGTGGGCAGCGTGTCGTCGTTGAGAAGGCGTCGTGCGTCGTCCCAGCGTTTCTCGCTGTCGATGGTGCCCTGTGGGCCGGTCCAGCGGACGGCGCCGCAGGTGAGGCCGTGGGCATGACGATGCTGTACGGACCAGCGGACGAAGTGGCCGGTCTCGTCGCGGTAGCGGAAGGCGGGATCGGTAATCCAGCGTTCCAGATCGGCTTGTGTGCAGGCGCCCAGGGCGAGACCTTCGCCGGCGAGCCAGGCGAGGAAGTTGTCGGCGGCGTTGATGTGGCAGCGCACGTTCATGTCCTGCAGTTGAGTGGTGTGCTGTTGGCCGACTCGGCGGCGGAGCCGGCGCAGGTGGTGCCAGACCGCGTAACCGTGCAGGATCCGGCAAGTTCGGCGAGGTCTGTGCGAGCCTGGACGGTTGTGGTGATCCATTTCTCCAAAGCGACGAGCCGTTCGTCGCGCGGCGGCAGGGATCCCGTGGCGACGAGGACGCTGCGAAGGTGAGCCAGCACCTTGCCCGGCGGGAGCTCATCGAGGAGGTCGTGGGTGACGGGACGCTCGTCGCGTCCTATGCGTTCCAGCAGGTCCCGGGCCTTTGCTCGAGAGATCCAGGCCAGAGCGACATCCGGGCGAGGTCTACGGCGGCAATCCAAAGCTCCGGGCCGCCCTGGAGGAACGCGGCCTGGGCTATGTGCTCGCGGTGGCCTGCTCGGCCGAAGTGACCACCGGTGCAGGCACGCGTCCCAGGAGGCCCGGCACAGCAGGTGCTGCATGCCGTGCGGGGCCGATTCCCCGGCCCACTCCGCGATCGTCCAGCAGTTCTTGCGCGGCAGGTCGGACAGCAGGCCCAGCACCAACCGCCCAGCCCGCAGGCGGGGTTCGCGCCGGGCGAACCGGCCAGCGATCCGGCCCATGGCCACCTCGAACGCCTCCCGCCACCGGACGGGATCTATGCTGTGACCTGCGGCCACCGTCTCGTCGTTAGTCCACACAACTCGCGATGATCAACGGTGGCCGCACCCGTGCCTGCACCGGCCCCCATGTGACCGAGCGCGACATTTGTCACCGACACGGACGGGTGACCTGTCACCTGCCGCGGGTTTGCGTGCTGTCTGTCACAAGCGATGACGCGGACAAGATGGGGCAGGCAGTGCCGCGGCTCACTTCGGAAGCGTGGAGACCTCGCCGACGGCGGCGAGCAGTTCGAAGGGGAGCTCTCGATCGACTTGGCCGATGGTGAGCCCGAGCCAGCGACCAGTAGACGGCACCTGCCACATCTGCATGCTCCCAGCAAGGTTGCACAGGGAGCCCAGAGGTTCGGGCGCCTCCTCGATGTCTGGGTAGTCCGGGTTGTCGAGCCCGAGATAGGGCCACAGATCGACCACGGTCGGACTGCCCCAACGCCCAGCCAGCACCGTGACCAGTGCGGTGAGGTCTGCCTCCAACTCCTCTTCGGCCGCCGTGATCGTCTCTGGATCAGGAGCGTCCCAGAAGTCCCGGCTCTCCCGGAGAACGGCGATGTGATACCCGGGCCCGCCCCATCCGTGTTGCGTCTTCGACTGGCCTTCCTGTTCGGGGAACGGCAGAGCAATCAAGGCATCGATGACCGACAGTTGCTCCTCAGCAGAGCTTGCGGACCGGGGCTGGATCGGCATGGCCGAAGTGTAGGGCTGGTGACAGATGTCGTGCCCAGTCACGCCCCACCAGCAAGATCACGATCTACAGCTGGAGTACTAGACTATGTCCAGATCCCTCCCGGGACTGGCCCGCAAACGCTCAGGCCGACGCGGCCCTGCTATCGGCCGGTTACAGTTCGTGATCAGCGGGATTGTCAAACCATGGCCGCGCAACGGCGGCGGAAGCGAGAATTCCGGGAATATTTTCGCGCGCGCCGGATTGCTTTGATCATTCACGCTTGACGGCGACGCACCCGTTCCGGCACTCACGACAAGGAGAGGACCGGCACGGGAGCCCGCGGCGAGCGTCTCCGACAACCCCGGCCGTCGTCGACCGACGAGCTACCGCCCAACCGCGATGCCTTCGGGATACTTGCCGTGTCGAATCCGTCCAGACTGAATCCGGCCAAGACCGCCACGATTCCCGAGACCGCCGCAAGCCCAATCGCCGGCACCGGTAGTCGCGCTGAAAACTCCACCGAATGGCCGCACCGACACTCACCGGGCGCCAGCGCTCGCTTCGGTCCACCCGCCGCGCCACGAACCGCCGCCGCCAACTCAAGACCGGCCGCCACACCACCCCTTCGGCGATTGAAGCCACCACACACGCGCCCATTCGGGGGATTTCACCTGATTCGCCGACCCTGCTCACCGCGCTTACCTTTTTACCAATATGCAGGAATCTAGTGAGGGTAGGACGTAGTGGAACTAGCAATCGCCCACGAGACCATCGCGCGGTGGCAGTTCGGCATGACGACCGTCTATCACTTCCTCTTCGTCCCGCTCAGCATCGGCCTGGGGATCATCGTTGCCGGCCTGGAGACCGCCTGGGTGCGGACAGGCAAGGTGAAGTACTTCCACGCCACCAAGTTCTGGGGCAAGCTCCTGCTGATCAACATCGCGATGGGCGTCGTCACGGGCATCATGCAGGAATTCCAGTTCGGCATGAACTGGTCCGACTACTCGCGCTTCGTCGGTGACGTCTTCGGCGCCCCGCTGGCGATGGAGGCGCTGATCGCCTTCTTCTTCGAGTCCACGTTCATCGGACTGTGGATCTTCGGCTGGCACCGGCTTCCGAAGAAGCTGCATCTCGCGTGCATCTACATGGTCACCATCGGCAGCATTCTCTCCGCGTACTTCATCCTGGCGGCCAACTCCTTCATGCAGCACCCGGTCGGCTACCGGATCGACCCCTCCACACGCAAGGCCCAGCTCACGGACATCTGGGCGGTGCTGTTCCAGGACACCACCCTGGTGGTGGTCTTCCACACCCTGACGGCGGCCTTCCTCACCGGCGCCGCCTTCGTGATGGGCATCGCCGCCTACCACTTGTGGCGGGCCAAGCGCGGCAAGGACACCAACCGGCAGAGGATCAGCGCCATGCGCAGTTCGCTGCGATGCGCCCTGGTCATCGCGGTGGTCGCCGGAATCCTCACCGCGCTCTCCGGAGACCGTCTGTCCAAGGTCATGTTCGAGCAGCAGCCGATGAAGATGGCAGCGGCCGAGGCCCTCTGGGAGACCCAGGCGCCCGCTCCCTTCTCGATCTTCTCGGTCGGTGACGTCGGCACGGGCCGCAACCTGATCGCGCTGGAGGTCCCAGCGGCACTGTCCTTCCTCGCGAAGAGCGACTTCTCCTCCCCCGTCCCCGGAATCAACACCCGGGCAGAGGAGCAGGTTCGCCAGTTCGGTGGCACACGGGAGGAGTACATCCCGGACATCTTCATGACGTACTGGGGCTTCCGCCTCATGATTTTCTTCGGCATGACCAGCTTCGGCATCGGCCTCCTCGGCCTCTGGCTCACCCGGAAGAAGTTCTGGCTGGATCCCTCGTACCGCACAGGGGACGACGAGCCACCGACTCTGATGCTGACGAACAAGATCGCGATGAACACCTTCTTCACCAAGTGGAGCTGGCGTATCGCCGCCCTCACCCTGGCCTTCCCCCTGGTCGCCAACAGCTTCGGCTGGATCTTCACCGAGATGGGCCGTCAGCCCTGGGTGGTCTTCCACCTGCAGACGACCACGGACGCCGTCTCCCCCAACGTCAGCATGGCCGAGCAGATCACCTCGCTGGTCGCGTTCAGCGTGCTCTACGCGATTCTCGCGGTGGTCGAGGTAGGGCTCCTGATCAAGTACGCCAAGCCGGGCCCGGACGTCGACGAGCAGCCGCCGGCCAAGGACCCCACCCTGCGCCCCTCCGCGGAGGACGCCGACAAGCCCCTCGCCTTCGCCTACTGAGGACGGATCGCCATGCATCTCTACGATCTCTGGTTCACCCTGATCGCCGTCCTCTGGGTCGGCTACTTCTTCCTCGAGGGCTTCGACTTCGGCATCGGCGTCCTTACCCAGCTGATGGCCCGCAACCACACCGAACGACGGGTCCTCATCAACACGATCGCCCCGGTGTGGGACGGCAACGAGGTCTGGGTGATCTCAGCCGCGGGTGCGACCTTCGCGGCCTTCCCGGACTGGTACGCCACCATGTTCAGCGGCTTCTACATTCCGCTGCTGATCATCCTGATCTGCCTGATCGCCCGGGGCGTGTCCTTCGAGTACCGGGGCAAGCGGTCGGGCGATCGCTGGCAGCGCAACTGGGAGCAGGTCACCTTCTGGACGTCCGTGATCACCCCGTTCATGTGGGGCCTGATCTTCGCCAACATCGTCCGCGGCCTCGCGATCAACGCGGACAAGTCGTACGTGGGCGCGATCGGGGATCTGTTCAACGGGTACGCGATCCTCGGTGGCTTCGTGACGCTGGCGCTGTTCACCTGCCATGGCGCGATCTTCGCGGCGCTGAAGACGGACGGTGAGATCCGTGAACGCGCCCGCAAGCTGGCGCCCGTGCTGGGTCTGGTGTCGCTCTTGCTGATGCTGGCCTTCCTGCTCTGGACGCAGGTGAACTCCGGCAACGGCCAGAGCCTGGGCGTGATGATCGTCTCGTTCGTCGCGCTGCTCGTGGCGATGTTCTTCAACCAACTGGGCCGTGAGGGCTGGGCGTTCGTCTTCTCGGGCCTGACCATTGTGGCGAGCTTCGCGATGCTGTTCCTCACCCTGTTCCCCGAGGTCATGCCGTCGACGCTCAACCCCGACTGGTCGCTGACGGTCAGCAACTCCTCGTCCGCGCCCTACACCCTGACGGTGATGACCATCGTCACGGCCGTGTTCGTCCCGCTTGTCCTGCTCTACCAGGGCTGGACGTACTGGGTCTTCCGCAAGCGCATCGCCGTTCACCACATCCCGGCGGGTCACTGAAACAACGAGGCTCCCTGGCTGAAAGAGGAGCCGGGGAGCCTCGTCCATGTCTGCCCGAGCCCGGTGGCTCAGCAGGCCGCCCCTCTTCATCAGGTAGCAGCGGTGATGGTGACCTTGAGGTGCTTCATGAGCGGCTGGTCGCTCTGGATGCTGTAGTCGGAGATCCCGATCAGCACGTTCATCTCCGGCATGTAGCCCATCGCGCAACCGCGCGGGATGTCGTACGGGATGGCAAGGAAGCCGTTGAGGGAGCGCTGGGAGCCGTCCTTCGCAGTCGCGGTGATGTCGACGGGGTCGAACTCGGAGACACCGCGCTCGCGCATGTCGTCCTCATTCATGAAGACGAGCTCGCGCAGGTTCTTGATACCCCGATAGCGGTCGTGGTCCGAATAGATCGTGGTGTTCCATTGATCGTGGGAGCGCATGGTGCCCAACGCCAGGGTCCCCGGGGCAGGCACAACCCTGGGGAGCGGCGCACGGGAGAACTCCGCGCGTCCGGACGGGGTGAGGAAGACCAGTTCGCGCGCCGGCTGCTTGATGCGGAAGCCCAGCGGCAGGCGGACACGGCGGTTGAAGTCCTCGAATCCGTCAAGGGCTTGGGACATGGTGTCGCGGATGCGGTCGTAGTCCTCGATGTACCACTCCCACGGAGTGGGACTGGCCGGCAGGGCAGCGCGCGCCATGCCGGCGATGATGGCGGGCTCGGACAGCAGGTGCCGTGACGCCGGTCGCTTCATGCCGATGGACAGATGGACCATGCTCATCGAGTCCTCGACGGACGTGCTCTGGATGCCGTTGCGCTGGTGGTCCTTCTCGGTGCGGCCGAGGCAGGGCAGGATGAGGGCTTGGCGACCGTGGACCAGATGGCTGCGGTTCAGCTTGGTGCTGACCTGGACCGTGAGGTCGCACTTGCGCAACGCCTCGTAGGTGTACGGGCTGTCGGGCGCGGCGAGGGCGAAGTTGCCGCCCATGCCCACGAACACCTTCACATCGCCGCGGTGCATCGCCTGGATGGAGCCGACCGTGTCCAGACCGTGGTCACGGGGCGGTTCGATCTTGCAGACCTCGCCGAGCCGGTCACGCGTACCAGAACCTTGGTCACGCTCTTCGCCGCGCCCCAGCCGGCGGCGGGGTGATGGTAGGGGTGGAAGCTGGGCTCACCCTGGGGGATGGGCCCCACTCGGGGCTCCACCTGTGAAAGGTCCTGCCCGTCGTTGACATTGGAGGCGTTCAAAACTCTCACCCTTCCGCCGTCGAGGCGTGCGCCGAAAAATGACGCTTTCAGCCAGGCTATGCCGGTTGATCAGTCCTCGCTACGCGGCTCGCAGCCCACGCGGTCCCGTGCGTCCGCCCGTACGAGACCGCCTGTTCACGCCGTACGAGAAGGCGACCGGGCTCATGGTCACCGGCGCCGCCGGTGACGGTGTCCGCTTCCGTCCGGCTTCAATCCGTCTCGGTTTCCTGCGACTTCGCTGCGAGTGTCTGCTCGCGGCGTCCTACGACAGCGAGCGCGGCCGCTGTGCTCACTCCGAATGCGAGGAGGATCATGGCCGGGCGGTCGAGACGGTAACGAGTGAGATGATCGAACGAATAGCAGCCCGCGCCGGACAGGCCCAGGCTCGCGGCGACGAAGCCGAGGTAGGCCGGGTACTCGTAGCCGCCGGCAGCGGCGAAGAAGCCGTGCGGACGGTGGACCGCAACCGCACCGGACATGGCACCGGCCGCGGCCGCGCCCGCCGCTGGGGTGGCGATGCCGAGCGCGAGCAGGAGGCCGCCGCCTGCCTCGCCGAGGCCTGCGGCGACAGCGCTCGGCTTGCCGGGGCGGAAGCCCATGGCCTCCATCGCCTGCCCAGTGCCCTCGATGCCTTCTCCGCCGAACCAGCCGAAGAGCTTCTGCGCACCGTGCGCGAAGAGCACGCCGCCGGTGCCGAGGCGCACAGCCAGCAGTCCGAGATCCTTGCGGTGGAGGCAGCCCATGGCGAGGTCCTTCCCTAGACGGAACAGTCCATTCCAGTGTTCGCCCTGGACGCGCCGTCCGCCGCTCGGGTTGAGCCGGGCAGCGCTGTCGCCGTCGGCGCCAGAACGCGGACACCGCGGTGTGGCACGGAGTGCTCACCATGTCCCGATCACGGCGAGGAGAGGGCAACGGCGGCAAGAACACGGCGCGTTGCCACAAGTCGCGGACTACGACCGGGACGCGGCAGGATACGAAGACAGGTCATTCCCAGCTCGTGTGGATCACTCCCGTGATCCAACTGCTTTGCTAGGAAATGCAGTAATTGTCGAATTTGTTCAGCTATTCCGCCTGCACCACAGGAGCGGGAATGACCGGTAGCCCCGAGCCGATCAGCGCCGACGCGCGTCGCGCGTTCGAGTAAGAACTTGCCGATCTGCGCGCGGAGCGCGGACTGGTTGCCAAGACGTTGCAGGACCCCGATGCGGATGCGGTGGGCGATCGCGCCGATCAAGCCGACGAGTTGCAGCGCGCCGATCAACTCGACCGCCTGGACAGCCGCATCAACGAGATCACCGTACGGCTCCGCCAAGCGGACCTGGCCGGTTCTGCCAGCACCGACATGGTCGGCGTGGGCAGCACTGTCACCGTCCGGTTCGACGACGGCACAGTGGACACTCTCCAGATCGGCGAGGTTGCCGAGGCTCTGGATCAAACATTGGTCACCGCTGACAGCCCGCTCGGCCGTGCGCTGCTCGGCCGCCGTGCCGGTGACACCGCCCGCTACGACACACCCGACGGCCAGGCGACCGCGGTTGTGGTGTCGATCGGCGAGCCGCACAGCAGCAAGTGAACCGTCCGGTCACGCCCGTCGCGCGCACACCCTGATAAACGCCTGCACAATCCAGTATTCGGGCCCAGGGATTTTCTCGAGGATGCGGCCGGGGCCATATTCAGAAGGCGCTCAGCTTTCGTAGCGAGTCGGCGGGAAGGGGGGCCGTCCCTTTCGTGAGATTTGAGACTGGATTTCACCCAGCCCAACCTCACGATTGATCTCGGTGTGCACGGCCTCGTACTCCGCCCAAGGGTCCTCCGTCCTGACAGGCAGGCCTGCTTCCCGTCGATCCTCGTCGGTGCGCCTTTCGAGTTCTTCCACATCGGGTCGCAGCGGCAGACCTCGCCCATGACCGAAATCCGGGTTTCCTTCGACTTCTCGGTTGGATTTGTGATGATGCGCCATGGGTCCTCCTAGAACGAACACCCGGGCGTGCTCACGCCCGGGTGTACCTGCCCCTCTGCCCTGACTCTTCGGCAGATGCAGCAGCGCCGCGTCAGGACTTCTTCGCTTCTTCTGCATCGTCAGCCGCCGGCTGCGCGTCGTTCCTCTCCACTGTGCAGTGGAGCGTGTCGTTCTTCACGTCGGCGACGATCGTGTCTCCGGGCTCGGCCTCGCCGCTGAGCAGGAGTGAGGCGATACGGTTGTCCAGCTCTGTCTGGATCGTGCGTCGCAGCGGACGGGCGCCGAACTCCGGCTGGTGACCATGCGCGATGAGAAGCTTCTTGGCGGCTTCCGTGACGTCCAGCTTCATGCCCTGCGCGTGCACCCGGTGCTTGGTCTGGTCCAGCAGATGATCCACGATCTGCGACAGATCCTCCTTGGTGAGGCCGTGGAAGATGATGATGTCGTCGATGCGGTTCAGGAACTCCGGCCGGAACTGGGCCCGTAGCTCGCCCATCAACTCGTCCTTGATCTCGGACACGTCGCCTTCGTGCGCGAGGATGAGGTGTGCGCCGATGTTGGACGTCATGATGATGACGCAGTGACTGAAGCTGACGGTGCGCCCCTGGGCGTCCGTCAGACGTCCGTCGTCGAGGATCTGGAGCAGCGCGTTGAAGACGTCAGGGTGGGCCTTTTCCACCTCGTCGAACAGGACCACGCTGTAGGGCTGGCGGCGTACCTTCTCGGTGAGCTGGCCCGCTTCTTCGTAGCCGACGTATCCGGGAGGCGCGCCGACGAGCCGGGCGACCGTGTGCTTCTCCTGGAACTCGCTCATGTCGAAGCGGATCATGCGATTCTCGTCGCCGAACAGGAGCTCGGCGAGGGTCTTGGCGAGTTCGGTCTTGCCCACACCGGTG
This genomic interval from Streptomyces dengpaensis contains the following:
- a CDS encoding site-specific integrase, translating into MNVRCHINAADNFLAWLAGEGLALGACTQADLERWITDPAFRYRDETGHFVRWSVQHRHAHGLTCGAVRWTGPQGTIDSEKRWDDARRLLNDDTLPTTDRVAGLLLILYAQKISTISQLTVEDVDTTGETVAITFGTSPVTLTMPLGALVRELVATRRGKAKIGTPDDAPWLFPGGQPGRPLSDSQVGLRLHKIGIRPQQDRSTALFTLAAELPAAILARMLGVHIQVAVQWQKASGGDWAAYAADVSRRNTTHQPTHK
- a CDS encoding cytochrome ubiquinol oxidase subunit I, which produces MELAIAHETIARWQFGMTTVYHFLFVPLSIGLGIIVAGLETAWVRTGKVKYFHATKFWGKLLLINIAMGVVTGIMQEFQFGMNWSDYSRFVGDVFGAPLAMEALIAFFFESTFIGLWIFGWHRLPKKLHLACIYMVTIGSILSAYFILAANSFMQHPVGYRIDPSTRKAQLTDIWAVLFQDTTLVVVFHTLTAAFLTGAAFVMGIAAYHLWRAKRGKDTNRQRISAMRSSLRCALVIAVVAGILTALSGDRLSKVMFEQQPMKMAAAEALWETQAPAPFSIFSVGDVGTGRNLIALEVPAALSFLAKSDFSSPVPGINTRAEEQVRQFGGTREEYIPDIFMTYWGFRLMIFFGMTSFGIGLLGLWLTRKKFWLDPSYRTGDDEPPTLMLTNKIAMNTFFTKWSWRIAALTLAFPLVANSFGWIFTEMGRQPWVVFHLQTTTDAVSPNVSMAEQITSLVAFSVLYAILAVVEVGLLIKYAKPGPDVDEQPPAKDPTLRPSAEDADKPLAFAY
- the cydB gene encoding cytochrome d ubiquinol oxidase subunit II, with protein sequence MHLYDLWFTLIAVLWVGYFFLEGFDFGIGVLTQLMARNHTERRVLINTIAPVWDGNEVWVISAAGATFAAFPDWYATMFSGFYIPLLIILICLIARGVSFEYRGKRSGDRWQRNWEQVTFWTSVITPFMWGLIFANIVRGLAINADKSYVGAIGDLFNGYAILGGFVTLALFTCHGAIFAALKTDGEIRERARKLAPVLGLVSLLLMLAFLLWTQVNSGNGQSLGVMIVSFVALLVAMFFNQLGREGWAFVFSGLTIVASFAMLFLTLFPEVMPSTLNPDWSLTVSNSSSAPYTLTVMTIVTAVFVPLVLLYQGWTYWVFRKRIAVHHIPAGH
- a CDS encoding DoxX family protein; the protein is MGCLHRKDLGLLAVRLGTGGVLFAHGAQKLFGWFGGEGIEGTGQAMEAMGFRPGKPSAVAAGLGEAGGGLLLALGIATPAAGAAAAGAMSGAVAVHRPHGFFAAAGGYEYPAYLGFVAASLGLSGAGCYSFDHLTRYRLDRPAMILLAFGVSTAAALAVVGRREQTLAAKSQETETD
- a CDS encoding GreA/GreB family elongation factor yields the protein MRAERGLVAKTLQDPDADAVGDRADQADELQRADQLDRLDSRINEITVRLRQADLAGSASTDMVGVGSTVTVRFDDGTVDTLQIGEVAEALDQTLVTADSPLGRALLGRRAGDTARYDTPDGQATAVVVSIGEPHSSK